GCAGGCACGCCAGCGGCCCGCATCAGGAAGACGAAGGACGAGCTGAAGTGCTCGCAGTAGCCCTGCTGCTGATCGAACAGGAATTCGTCCACGGCGTCCCTGCCGGGCAACGGGGTTTCGAGCGTGTACGCGAACTCCGCGCGGATCCAGGCAAGTGCTCGCTGCACGATCGCACTGTCGTTGCCGCCGGCTTCCTGCCGCCACTGCAAAGCCAGTCGCCGTGTGCGCGGATTGAAGTCCGCCGGTAACAGGAGGGCCTGCTGGCGCAGTAGCGCCGGCAAGGGGGATTCGAGACGATCCGGCGCCACGGATTGCATGCGCCAGCGCGTGAGTGCGTTTAGCGGCGTACGCACCGTCATCGAATAGTCGTTGGCCAGATGAGCACCTTCGGGGGCGGCCGAAGGTAGGTCCAGCGCCACCAACTGGCGCCTGTCCGTCGGCTCGACCTCGAGCTGATAGTCCCATTGCGTGCCGCCACGCGTAGCTCGCGCGGGCGGCAGTCCACGCAGCCATGGCGCCTGCGTCCAGGTGCGACCGTCGTAGTTCCACAACACCGGCCCGCGCCAATACATCTGCTCCGGGGCGGGCGTCGCGCCAAAGAACTGCGCGCGCAGCGCAGGATCCTCATCGGCCATCAGGTCGAGCCATCCACCGGGCGACATGTCATCGCTCAGACCGGGTTTGGCGAGCGCGCGTTCTGGCACACCCCACAGCGGTGACGCGAAACGAGGGAACAACCAGAACGCCGCCAGCACCAGCGGCAGTCCCAACAGCACGAGCCGTCCGACGAGGACCAGACGGGGCCATGCGTTGGGTGCGTCGGCCGTGCTGAACGTCTCCACATCGGCCAGCCGCTGCAGCGCGATCAGGCCGGCGCACAGGCCGAACAAGCCCAGCGTCATCGTCAACGGCCCCTGGTCGAGCAGGAAGGCGGCGAACGGCGCGAAGAAGGCGAAACCGAGCAGGCTGCGATTGTCGCGCAGCCCCTGCGTTTCGGTGGGCTTGAGGGCGAGCATCGCCGCCAGCAACGCGCAGCCGGTATCGCGTCCGAAGCGCAGGCCGGTGACGTAGAGCACCGCCGCCAGCATCGCCAGCGCCAGCAGAACGCGGAGCCAGGCCGGCAAGGGGCGCCACCAGGACGCAGCGCCGAGCACGACACCGACGGCACCGAGTGCAAGCGCCAGTGACAACGGCAACTGGAGCAGCAGGGGCAGCAGGCACAGCGCCGCGCTGCCCAGCGTCCACAAGCGGCTGGTGCGGTCGGGGAGGGGGGCGTCAGGCGCGGGGATCGGCATGCGGCATCAGCGCGAGGGCGCGCAGGCAGAGGTGGCGGTGCAGGGTGCCGTTCGCCGGCCCCAGCGGCGGTTGGCCGGGCAGGGCGAGCCGATAGCGTCGCCCCTCGCGTTCGCCGAGTTCCACCCAATGCGCGAGGCGGCGGATGCGATCCTCATGCGCGAGGGTGCCCAGCATGTCCCAGTCCAGCCTGACTTCGACGCCCACCGGTTGCTCGTATTCGCGCACCAACAGCATGTCGCGTCGTGCGGAAGGCTTCCACGCGATCGTGCGCGGCGCGTCGCCCGCGCGATAGCCGCGCAGGTGGTGGACATCGTCACCCGCCGGGTCGAGCCTCGCCCGCTGGCCCGTGCGTCCACCTTCCGGCAACGGTGGCCCGTGGACCTCGAGCGCGGGATAGACCAGCAACGGTGGCGGCCAGATCCACGACCAAGCGCGCGCCAGGCCGAGGGGCTGCGTGGTCGATATGCGCAGCCGTCCGATCTCATGCCAGCCGCGGCGCTGCGTGGGCAGGGCCAGCTCCACCACGGTCCCTTCCGCGGACATCGTGGGCGCGAACGCCGTGGCTTCGGCGCCATCCACCCGGAGGCCACGGCGCGGGCGGCCGTCGCGCGCGGAAAGGGCGATGTGCAGCAGGAGCGACTCCCCCGCATGCACGGGGTCGCCCGACACCGCGTCCATGCGCAGGCCGGACAGCTGCAGGTGCGCAAAGATGAGGCTCGCCATCGCGGTCGCACCCAGCAGCAGCGCCATCAGCAACGCGGGATTGTTGTTGTAGTTCAGCGCACCGAGCGCCATCGCCAGCACGAGCACAGCATAGAACAGGCCGAAGCCCGTCGGCAGCACGTACACGCGCCGTCGGTCCAGCTGGACCGGCAGCACCTCCGCGGCGCGTGGCCGCGCGAGCAGGGCCAGCCGTCGTGCCAGCGATGCGCGCAAGCCCGCCATCCTCAGTCGACCGGAACCGCGTGCAGGATGGCTTTGGCCAACGTGGTGGCCGAGGCGGCTTCGGCTTCGGGCACCAGCCGGTGGGTGGCCACGGCAGCGAACAGCGCCTGCACGTCGTCGGGCAGCACATGATGGCGACCGAGCAGCAGGGCATAGGCCTTCGCCGCGCGCAGCAGCGCGATGCCGGCGCGCGGCGACAGGCCGACGCGTACGCCCGGGTGCTGGCGGCTGCGCGTGAGCAGCGCCTGCACGTAGTCGATCAGCGCGTCGCCGGCATGCACCTGGCCGACGGCCTGCCGCAGCGCCATCACCTCGTCCGAAGACAGCAGCGGCATCGCCTGTGCGATCAGCATGCGCCGGTCGGTGCCGGCCAGCAGGGCGCGCTCGGACTCCGCGCTGGGATAGCCCAGCGCCAGACGCAGCAGGAAGCGGTCGAGCTGCGAATCGGGCAGCGGATACGTGCCGGAGAGATCGACGGGGTTCTGCGTCGCGATGACGAAGAACGGTTGGGGCAATGCATGGGTCACACCGTCCAGCGTGACCTGGTATTCGGCCATCGCCTCCAGCAACGCGCTCTGGGTGCGCGGTGGCGCGCGGTTGATTTCATCGGCCAGCAGCACGTTGGTGAAGACAGGACCGGGATGGAACGTGAAGGCGCGGGCCTGCGCGTCGTACACCGAGACGCCCAGTACGTCGGCCGGCAGCAGGTCCGAGGTGAACTGCACGCGCTGGAAAGTGAGGCCTAGCGTGGCCGCCAGGGCGTGCGCCAGGGTGGTCTTGCCCAGGCCCGGCAGATCCTCGATCAGCAGGTGGCCGTCGGACAGGAGGGCGACGAACGCCAGGCGCACTTCATGCGCCTTGCCCAGCACGAGCGAGTTGACCTGGGCCTGTGCCCGCTTAAGGGCATCGGCCAGACCTTCGGATAGCATAGGGCGGGTGCTGGGAATGGCGGACATCGCGCTCTCGGTTCCGATCGTGGGTTCCGGGAAGTGTAGCGAGATGGACGAACAACAACGCGCGCGGCGATGGTTCCTCACGGTGTGGGCAACCGTGACGGTGGTCAAGATCGCGATCGCCTCGCGGCTTCCCTTGTTCGTCGACGAGGCGTTCTACTGGCAGGAAGGACAGCACCTCGCGGCGGCCTACTCGGATCTGCCCGGGCTCACCGCATGGTTGACGCGCCTGGGCGTCGAGCTGGGTGGCCATCATGTGCTGGCCGTACGCGCTCCGTTCCTGCTCCTGGCGGCGGCGTTGCCTTGGCTGGTCGCGCGCTGCGCGGCGCGTGCCTTTGATGCGACGACAGGCTGGCAGGCCGCGACGTTGACCACCCTGATGCCGCTGGCGGGCACCCTCGGTGTGCTGGCCCTGCCTGACGTGCCGATGGCGGTGGCGGCCGTGCTCTGTGCAGACGCAGGCGCGCGCTTGCTGCGAGGTGTGGATGGGCGGGCGGCGACCGAACTCGCCGTGGGCCTGGCCATGGGCGCGCTCAGCCATTACCGCTTCGTCGGCGTGATCGGCGTCGGCCTGGTCGCGTTGCTGTGGTTGCCCGAAGGCAGACGGGCGCTGCGCGATGCGCGCGTGTGGGGTGCGCTCGCCGTCGGCGCGCTCGCCTGGGTGCCGCTGCTCGGGTGGAACCTGGAGCACGCCGATGCGGGCCTGCGCTTCCAGTTGCTGGATCGGCATCCGTGGCGTTTCCATGCCGACGGCGCACGGTTCCTGCTGGTGCAGGCGGCGATGGCGACGCCGCTGCTGTTCTGGGCATTCCTGGCGCTTTGCGTGCGCGGGCTGCGTGGCGATGACGGCCGCGGATCCGCATGGCGCTACTTCGCCCTGCTGGGCGCGATCTCGACGTTCGGCTTCTTCGTGCTCGGCTTCTTCGCCGACAACGAACGCGTGAGCTTCCACTGGACGCTGCCGGGCTATCTTGCCTTGCTGGCCATCGCGCCGCTCCTGCTCAGGGAGTGGCCGAGACCACTTCGCCGCGCCACTTGGCTACTGGCCGCGACCGGCGCGGTGCTGATGCTGGGTTACTACGTCGCCGTTTCGATGCCGGGCGTGCGCACCCATCTTGCCGGCAGCAAGTACTACCCCGAGAACTTCACCGGCTGGGACACGCTCGCGGCCGACGTGCGGACGGCGCGGACGCGGATGCCTGCCGACACCGTGCTGCTGGCTGACAGCTTCAAGACAGGGGCCGAACTGGGTTTCGCGCTCGGGGATCCGGACATCCGCGTGCTGGACCATCCGTTGAACAGGAAGCACGGCCGCGCGCCGCAGCTGCAGGTGTGGGGATTGCACGACACGGGTCAGCGCAGTGCGCCTACGCTGCTGGTCGTCGGCGCGACCGACGTGAAGTTCAGCGCGCTGCTCGCACACTACCAACAGCTGTGTGGCGTCGTCGGCGCATTGCCGCCTGCACGGGTCGTCAACATCGATCGCGGCGCGCGCCGGTTCCTGCTGTTCGCATTGCCCGCCACGCGCGGCGAAGGCGCGTGCATCACCCCGGTGGTGGCGAACGTCGACGTACCCGCTGCAGGCGCCGCCGTGGAACGCCGTTTCAGCGTGGGCGGCTGGGCCGTGAAGGACGTCGTGGGCGTCGCGAAGGTGGAGATCACCCTCGACGGGCGCGTGGTCGCGGTGGCGGAGGGCGCTGGGCCGAACGAGTGGCTGCGTGGCTTCCTGAAGCACGCGTCGCGCGACCCGCGCATGCCCCGGGTGCAGTTCAAGGCTGAGGTCGACGCCACCGCGTTGCCGGCTGGACGCCATTGGCTGGGCCTGCGGGTGACCGGTGGCGATGGCAGCGTGGAGACCTGGGCCGAACGGCCGGTCGTCCTGCGCTGACCGGCGGGCTCAGGGCAGGTCGAATCCGGCGTCGCGCAGCATCCGGCACACCGCGATCAGCGGGAGGCCGACCAGGGCGGTGGGATCGGTCGATTCGATGGCGTCGAACAGGGCGATGCCGAGCCCTTCGGACTTGAAGCTGCCAGCGCAATCGAAGGGTTGCTCGGCATCCACGTAGCGCTCGATCTCGGCGGCGTCCAGGGAGCGGAAGCGGACCGTCGTGATGTCGTGCGCGGCCAGGGTCTCATCGTCCCGGACCAGCGCCACGGCCGTATGGAACCGCACCTGGCGGCCGGCCATGGCCGATAATTGGGCGATGGCGGCGTCGCGGTGTCCGGGCTTGCCGAGCGGGGCGCCGTCCAGCTCGGCCGCCTGGTCGGCGCCCAGGACCCAGGCCCCGGGGTGCTGGGTGGCGATCGCGGCGGCCTTGGCCTGGGCCAGGCGGGCCGCCATGGCCGGCACGGCTTCCCCGTCCAGCGGCGTTTCGTCCACCTCGGGGCGGGCAATATGGAACGGCAGGCGCAGGCGCTCCAGCAGCTCACGGCGGTAGCGGGACGTGGAGGCGAGCAGCAGGGGCATGGAGGCGGGGATCGGCAGGGGACGGGGCGGGGGAGTCTGACCGGCAGGTGGGCCGGCGGCAAGCATCCTCGTCCCACGGGGTGGTTTGACAGTTCAGGGTTTGATCCTTAACATTCAGCGGCTTATGTCCGCGAATACGCCCGAGCTGCTGGATGCGTGGCGCATGGTCGCGAACCGGCGCAGCTTCGAAGGCCGCCTGCCGTTGTCCGCCATGACGCGCCTGCGAGGCCTTCTGGCCGATACCGAAGGCGAAGTGCGCTACACGGTGGAGTTCGACCACGATGCGTTGCGGGTCCCGTACCTGGAGCTGCAGATCGAGGCCGGCCTGCCGTTGGTGTGCCAGCGCAGCCTGCAGCGTTTCATGCTGCCGGTGACGCTGAAGCAACGGTTGGGTCTGGTACGCAGCGAAGAGGAAGAAGCCGCGCTGCCGCCCGACTACGAAGCGCTGCTGGTGCCGGAAGACGGCATGCTGCGCCCCGCCGACCTGGTGGAGGACGAACTGGTCCTCGCCGTGCCGGTGGTGGCGGTGGACCCGGCGTCCGACGCGGTGGAACGCGAATGGGCGGCGGACGAAGAAGAGGTGGCGAAGGTCAGTCCGTTCGCGGCGCTGGCCTCGCTGAAGAAGAACTAGCCGCTACGGCGGTCTGGCAACACGAACCGCAAGGTTCACCAACAGATACGAGAGCTGGAGCAATCCCATGGCTGTGCAGAAATCCCGCGTCACCCCGTCCCGTCGTGGCCAGCGTCGTTCGCACGACGCGCTGACCGCCAAGCAGCTGTCCACCGACCCGACCACGGGCGAGACGCACCTGCGCCACCACGTGACCGCCGACGGTTACTACCGCGGCAAGAAGGTCATCGCCACCAAGACCTCGGCGGTCGAGGAAGATTGATCCATGCAGCGCGCCCGCCGATGGCAGGGCGCGCCTTCCGCATGATCGATGACAACCTGGGCCCGCTGGCGGGCCGGCAATGGGAGCGTGCATGAGCGAGCCGGGCAACAAGGGGCGCATTTACGCGCGCATCGCCGGAACGGGCAGCTATTTGCCCGAGAAAGTGCTGACCAACGAAGACCTGTCGAAGTTGGTCGACACCAGCGATGAGTGGATCCAGTCCCGTACCGGCATCCGCGAACGCCACATCGCCGCCGAAGGCGAGACCGCGGGCGACCTGGGTTACCAGGCCGCCTTGCGCGCGCTCGAAGCCGCCGGCGTGGACGCTTCCGAGATCGACCTGATCGTCGTCGGCACCACCACGCCCGACCTCATCTTCCCGTCCACCGCCTGCCTGATCCAGGCGCGCCTCGGCGCGACCGGCTGCGCCGCGATGGACGTCAATGCCGCGTGCTCGGGCTTCATCTACGCGCTGAGCGTGGCGGAGAAGTTCATCCGCTGCGGCGACGCGAAGACCGCGCTGGTGATCGGCACCGAAACGCTGAGTCGCATCGTCGACTGGACCGAGCGCACCACCTGCGTGCTGTTCGGCGATGGCGCCGGCGCTGCCGTGCTCAAGGCTGACAGCGAAACCGGCATCCTCAGCACCCACCTGCATGCCGATGGCAGCAAGAAGGAACTGCTGTGGAATCCGGTCGGCGTGTCGGCCGGCTTCAACAAGGATGAGCCGAACAACGGCATCCGCATCCACATGAAGGGCAACGACGTCTTCAAGTACGCGGTGAAGGCGCTCGACAGCGTGGTCGACGAGACGCTCGACGCCAACGGCCTGGACAAGCACGACCTGGACTGGCTGATCCCGCACCAAGCCAACCTGCGCATCATCGAAGCCACGGCCAAGCGCCTGGACATGTCGATGGACCAGGTCATCGTGACCGTCGACAAGCACGGCAACACCTCGTCCGGTTCGGTGCCGCTGGCGCTGGACACGGCCGTCCGTTCCGGTCGCGTCGAGCGCGGCCAGCTGTTGCTGCTGGAAGCGTTCGGCGGCGGCTTCACCTGGGGCTCCGTGCTGCTGCGCTACTGAGCCACGGCCGCACGCTTCCGCAAGACGAAAGGCGACGCTGCACAGCGTCGCCTTTCGCGTTTCTGGCGATGCGTATTCCACGTGCGCGGCCTTCGTCGGCAGCATGCGGCGCGATGTCGCATCCGTGCGCGCATACGCCCCGGTACAGACAATCCGGCGGGTTCGCCCGTATCATCGCCGCCTGATTTTTCGCGCAGGGTATCCGAGTGGCCTCCACGCAACTCGCTTTCGTCTTCCCGGGCCAGGGCTCGCAGTCGCTCGGCATGCTGGCCGAACTCTCCGAGCTGCACCCGATCGTGCGCGAGACGTTCGCCGAAGCCTCCGAAGGCGCCGGCGTGGACCTGTGGGCGTTGTCGCAGGGCGGCCCCGAGGAAATGCTCAACCGTACCGAGTACACGCAGCCGACGTTGCTGGCCGGCGGCATCGCCGTGTGGCGCGCCTGGCAGCAGCAGGGCGGTGCGCAGCCGGCGCAGTTCGCCGGCCACAGCCTGGGCGAATACACGGCGCTGGTCGCTGCCGGCGCGCTTTCGCTGAAGGACGGTGCCCACCTGGTGCGCCTGCGTGGCCAGCTGATGCAGGATGCGGCGCCGGCCGGCGTCGGTGCGATGGCCGCGGTGCTGGGCGCCGAAGATGCGCTGGTCGCCGAAGTCTGCACGCTCGCGTCCGACAGCAAGGTCGTCGTGCCGGCGAATTACAACTCGCCCGGCCAGATCGTGATCGGCGGCGACAGCGATGCGGTCGAGCGCGCCATCGCGCTGCTCACCGAGCGCGGTATCCGCAAGGTCGTGAAGCTGGCCGTCAGCGTTCCCTCGCACACGCCGCTGATGCGCGAAGCCGCCAACCGCCTGGCCGAAGTGATGGCGGGCCTGTCCTGGCACGTGCCTTCGTTGCCGGTGGTGCAGAACGTCGATGCGAAGGCGCATGACGGCGTGGATGCGATCCGCGACGCGCTGGTGCGCCAGCTGTACCTGCCGGTGCGCTGGACAGAATGCGTGCAGGTGCTGGCAGCGGGCGGCGCCACGCGCATCGCCGAGTGCGGCCCGGGCAAGGTGCTCGCCGGCCTGGTCAAGCGCATCGACAAGGGCCTGGATGCGCGCGCCATCGGTGGCGTCGGCGACTTCCAGGCCGCCTTGGCCGACTGGCACGCCTGATACGCCTCTGTCGCCGTTCCCTTATCCTGTCCGCCGCGATCGCGCGGACCCGTCCCGAGGACATCCATCATGAGCAAGCCCCTGCAGGGTGAAATCGCGCTGGTCACCGGCGCCAGCCGCGGCATCGGCGCCGCCATCGCGGACGCGCTCGCGGCGCAGGGCGCGACCGTCATCGGTACCGCGACCAGCGCATCGGGCGCGCAGGCCATCGGCGAGCGTCTCGCGGGCGCAGGCGGCCACGGCCGCGAGCTCAACGTGACCGACGCGGGCGCCGTGGACGCGCTGGTGGACGCGATCACCAAGGAATTCGGCGGCATCTCGATCCTCGTCAACAATGCCGGCATCACCCGCGACAACCTGCTGATGCGGATGAAGGATGAGGACTGGCAAGCCATCCTCGACACCAACCTGACCAGCGTCTACCGCACGTCCAAGGCGGTGATGCGCGGCATGATGAAGGCGCGCAAGGGGCGCATCATCAACATCGCCTCGGTGATCGGCGTGACCGGCAACGCGGGCCAGGCGAATTACGCCGCGGCCAAGGCCGGCATCATCGCGTTCTCCAAGTCGCTGGCGAAGGAAATCGGCAGCCGTGGCGTCACCGTGAACGTGGTCGCGCCGGGCTTCATCGCCACCGACATGACCAAGGACCTGCCGGAAGAAACCAAGAAGGCGCTCGGCGAGCAGATCGCCCTGGGCCGCCTGGGCGAACCGGCCGATATCGCCAACGCGGTGGCGTTCCTGGCCGGCCCTTCGGCCAGCTACATCACCGGCGAAACCCTGCACGTCAACGGCGGCATGTACATGCCGTAGCAAAAAATAGCTGTAAGTGATTGATTCGGTGGCGGTTGCAGCAAGCTGCCCCACGCCCCCGGTTTCCACTACACTATCCCCCGGTTTGCCCTCGCGCAGCGTCGGCAGAGTCCAACAAGTCACCCAATCTCCGTCTGGAGCGAATCCATGAGCAGCATCGAAGAACGCGTCAAGAAAATCGTCGTCGAACAACTCGGCGTGAAGGAAGAAGAAGTCACCAATAGCGCATCGTTCGTCGATGACCTGGGCGCCGACTCGCTGGACACCGTTGAACTGGTGATGGCGCTGGAAGAAGAGTTCGAGTGCGAGATTCCCGACGAGGAAGCCGAGAAGATCACTTCGGTGCAGCAGGCCATCGACTACGTCAAGGCGCACGTCAAGGCGTAAGTCCCGCGTTTGCAGTAAACCGTGTCGGGGCCGCGAATGCGGCCCCGCGCGTATCCGGCCCCCATGCGCCTGCGTAGGGCGCGGCCGCCAAGATTCATGAGGAATCCGATATGAGCCAGCGTCGTCGCGTCGTCATCACCGGCATGGGCCTGGTGTCCCCCCTGGGCAATGACATGGCCACCAGCTGGGACGGCATCGTCAACGGGCGCTCGGGCCTGGGCCCGATCACCAGCTTCGACACCGAGGGCTACACCACGAAGATCGCGGGCGAGATCCGCGGATTCGATCCCACGGCCTTCGTTTCGCCGAAGGACGTGAAGAAGATGGACTCGTTCATCCACTACGGGCTGGCCGCATCGCTGATGGCGATGGAGGATGCCGGCCTGGAAGTGACCGAGGCCAATGCCGAGCGCATCGGCGCGATCATCGGCGCGGGCATCGGCGGCATCCTCGGCATCGAGGAAACCGCGGTGAAGCTGCACGAAGGCGGCCCGCGCAAGATTTCCCCGTTCTACATTCCCAGCACCATCATCAACATGCTGCCGGGCCATCTGAGCATCATGAAGGGGCTGAAGGGTCCGGGCTATTCGGCGGTCTCCGCCTGCGCCACCTCGAACCACTCGATCGGCATCGCCATGCGCACCATCCAGTACGGCGACGCCGACGTGATGGTCGCCGGCGGTGCCGAGCGCGGCTCGTCGCCGACGTCGGTGGGCGGCTTCTGCGCGATGAAGGCCATGTCCACCCGCAACGACGACCCGGCCCGGGCCTCGCGGCCGTGGGACAAGGACCGCGACGGCTTCGTGCTGGGCGACGGTGCCGGCATCCTGGTGCTGGAGGAATACGAACACGCCAAGGCACGTGGCGCGCGCATCTACTGCGAGCTGGCGGGTTTCGGCGCGTCCCAGGACGCGTACCACATGACCGCTCCGAGCGAGAACGGCGAGGGTCCGTCGCGCTGCATGCTGTCCGCGCTGAAGGACGCGGGGCTGAACGCCGACCAGGTCGAGTACCTCAACGCGCACGGCACGTCCACGCCGCTGGGCGATCTGGCCGAAACGCTGGCGATGAAGCGCGCGCTGGGCGATCACGCGTACAAGATCATGGTCAGCTCGACCAAGTCGATGACCGGGCACCTGCTGGGTGCGGCGGGCGGTGCGGAAGCCATCTTCTCCGTGCTGGCCATCCACCACGGGATCATCCCGCCGACCATCAACCTGGACGAGCCGGGCGAAGGCTGCGATCTCGACTACGTGCCGCACACGGCGCGGGAGAAGAAGATCGACGTCGCCGTGTCGAACGGCTTCGGTTTCGGCGGTACCAACGGGACGCTGGTGTTCAAGCGGATCTGAAGCACGGCGCCCACGTTGCATGAGGAGCGGCGGTACCCTTGCGGTCCGCCGTTCCTGTTTTCCACCCCCGCATCCCGCTCCATGATCGAAACCCGCGCGCTTCCCACCGCTACCGACCTGCTGGCCCTGCATCGCCAGGACCCGCTGCGCTATCCCGTCCTGCTGGAATCGGTCGCTTCCGGCACCGCGCAGGGGCGGTGGGATTTCCTGTTGGTGGCCGACGGCACCGGGCTGCGCCTGGGCAGCGATGGCGTCACGCGGGACCTGCTGGGCCGGGCCGAGGCCGGCGATTTCCTCGCCGCGCTCGACCGCCAATGGCAGGCGCAGCGCACGCCGCGCGAGGAGCCGCGCTGGCCGTTCCGCGGGGGCTGGGCGTTGCTGCTGGCTTACGAACTGGCGCAGCAGGTCGAACCGGTCCTGCTGCTGCCGCAGGCCCCCGATACGCAACCCGTCGCGCTCGCCCTGCGCTGTCCCGCCGCGGTGCTGCGTGATCGCAGCACCGGCGACTGCGTGGTGGTGGCCGAAGCGGGGCAGGGCAATCTGATCGCGCGCACGGTGGCCGACGTGATGGCAGCGACGCAACAACCGGACCTGCCCGCGTGGCAGCCGCCGGCCCGGATCGACGAAGACGCACCCGCCGCCTTCACCGACGGCGTGCAGCGCATCCTCGACTACCTGCGCGCGGGCGACATCTTCCAGGTCAACCTGTCGCGCGCCTGGCACGCGCGCTTCGACGCGCCGCTGGATCCGGCGGCGCTGTACGCGCGCCTGCGCACCGCGAATCCGGCCCCGTTCGCCGGCCTGTTCGCCACCCCGGACTGGACGGTGGTCAGTTCCTCGCCGGAGCGCCTGGTGTCGGTGCGCGGCGATGTGGTCGAGACCCGGCCCATCGCCGGCACGCGACCGCGTTTCGAAGGCGACGACGATGCCGCGCGCATCCGCGAACTCGTCGGCCATCCGAAGGAGCGCGCCGAGCACGTGATGCTGATCGACCTGGAGCGCAACGACCTGGGCCGCGTCTGCATGCCCGGCAGCGTGCAGGTGGACGAGCTGATGACCGTGGAAAGCTATGCGCACGTGCATCACATCGTCAGCAACGTGCGCGGCCACCTGCGCGACGACGCCACGCCCGGCGACGTGATCCGCGCGACCTTTCCCGGCGGCACCATCACCGGCTGCCCGAAGGTGCGGTGCATGCAGATCATCGCCGAACTCGAACAGGTGCCCCGTGGCGCTTACACCGGGGCATTCGGCTGGCTCAACCGCGACGGCGACCTCGACCTGAACATCCTGATCCGCAGCGCCGAGATCGTCGCCGACGGCGCCGGCAGCGTGGCGCGCTTCCGCACCGGGGCGGGCATCGTCGCCGACTCGGACCCGGACAAGGAGCTCGACGAGACCCGCGCGAAGGCCCGGGGCGTGCTGAAAGCGCTGGAAGGCTGAGCCCGTCCGGGTCTCCCACGGTCGCGACCGTGGCCGGCTGAGACGGCGACCGGGTATCCTGCACGGCCTGTTCCCATCGCCGAGGATCGCGTGGCGTCAGCTCTCAAGCGCGGTTGCCGCTTCATCGTCATCCTGTTCTTCCTGCTGCTGGCCCTGGCGGTCGGCGCCGGCGTATGGCTGTGGCAGGGGCATCGCGGCTTCGCCGACAGCCCCATCGGCGGTCCGCCGGAAGCGACGGTCGAGGTCGCCAGTGGCGACGCGTTCCCCACCGTGCTGCGTAAGCTGCGTGAGCATGGGGTGACGATGGGGTCCGACCTGCAGTGGCGCCTGCTCGCACGCGAGACCAACACGGCCAGCCAGTTGAAGGTGGGCGAGTACGCACTCGAGCCCACGCTGACCCCGCGCGAACTGCTGCAGCGCATGCGTGAAGGGCGCACGCTGCAGTACCGCGTCACCCTGGTGGAAGGCTGGAACATCCGCCAGCTGCGCGCCGCGCTGCGCAACGCGACACCGCTGCAGCAGAAGACCGC
This genomic stretch from Pseudoxanthomonas sp. CF385 harbors:
- a CDS encoding beta-ketoacyl-ACP synthase III, with the translated sequence MSEPGNKGRIYARIAGTGSYLPEKVLTNEDLSKLVDTSDEWIQSRTGIRERHIAAEGETAGDLGYQAALRALEAAGVDASEIDLIVVGTTTPDLIFPSTACLIQARLGATGCAAMDVNAACSGFIYALSVAEKFIRCGDAKTALVIGTETLSRIVDWTERTTCVLFGDGAGAAVLKADSETGILSTHLHADGSKKELLWNPVGVSAGFNKDEPNNGIRIHMKGNDVFKYAVKALDSVVDETLDANGLDKHDLDWLIPHQANLRIIEATAKRLDMSMDQVIVTVDKHGNTSSGSVPLALDTAVRSGRVERGQLLLLEAFGGGFTWGSVLLRY
- the fabD gene encoding ACP S-malonyltransferase; the encoded protein is MASTQLAFVFPGQGSQSLGMLAELSELHPIVRETFAEASEGAGVDLWALSQGGPEEMLNRTEYTQPTLLAGGIAVWRAWQQQGGAQPAQFAGHSLGEYTALVAAGALSLKDGAHLVRLRGQLMQDAAPAGVGAMAAVLGAEDALVAEVCTLASDSKVVVPANYNSPGQIVIGGDSDAVERAIALLTERGIRKVVKLAVSVPSHTPLMREAANRLAEVMAGLSWHVPSLPVVQNVDAKAHDGVDAIRDALVRQLYLPVRWTECVQVLAAGGATRIAECGPGKVLAGLVKRIDKGLDARAIGGVGDFQAALADWHA
- the fabG gene encoding 3-oxoacyl-ACP reductase FabG; the encoded protein is MSKPLQGEIALVTGASRGIGAAIADALAAQGATVIGTATSASGAQAIGERLAGAGGHGRELNVTDAGAVDALVDAITKEFGGISILVNNAGITRDNLLMRMKDEDWQAILDTNLTSVYRTSKAVMRGMMKARKGRIINIASVIGVTGNAGQANYAAAKAGIIAFSKSLAKEIGSRGVTVNVVAPGFIATDMTKDLPEETKKALGEQIALGRLGEPADIANAVAFLAGPSASYITGETLHVNGGMYMP
- the acpP gene encoding acyl carrier protein, producing the protein MSSIEERVKKIVVEQLGVKEEEVTNSASFVDDLGADSLDTVELVMALEEEFECEIPDEEAEKITSVQQAIDYVKAHVKA
- the fabF gene encoding beta-ketoacyl-ACP synthase II, whose protein sequence is MSQRRRVVITGMGLVSPLGNDMATSWDGIVNGRSGLGPITSFDTEGYTTKIAGEIRGFDPTAFVSPKDVKKMDSFIHYGLAASLMAMEDAGLEVTEANAERIGAIIGAGIGGILGIEETAVKLHEGGPRKISPFYIPSTIINMLPGHLSIMKGLKGPGYSAVSACATSNHSIGIAMRTIQYGDADVMVAGGAERGSSPTSVGGFCAMKAMSTRNDDPARASRPWDKDRDGFVLGDGAGILVLEEYEHAKARGARIYCELAGFGASQDAYHMTAPSENGEGPSRCMLSALKDAGLNADQVEYLNAHGTSTPLGDLAETLAMKRALGDHAYKIMVSSTKSMTGHLLGAAGGAEAIFSVLAIHHGIIPPTINLDEPGEGCDLDYVPHTAREKKIDVAVSNGFGFGGTNGTLVFKRI
- a CDS encoding aminodeoxychorismate synthase component I, whose translation is MIETRALPTATDLLALHRQDPLRYPVLLESVASGTAQGRWDFLLVADGTGLRLGSDGVTRDLLGRAEAGDFLAALDRQWQAQRTPREEPRWPFRGGWALLLAYELAQQVEPVLLLPQAPDTQPVALALRCPAAVLRDRSTGDCVVVAEAGQGNLIARTVADVMAATQQPDLPAWQPPARIDEDAPAAFTDGVQRILDYLRAGDIFQVNLSRAWHARFDAPLDPAALYARLRTANPAPFAGLFATPDWTVVSSSPERLVSVRGDVVETRPIAGTRPRFEGDDDAARIRELVGHPKERAEHVMLIDLERNDLGRVCMPGSVQVDELMTVESYAHVHHIVSNVRGHLRDDATPGDVIRATFPGGTITGCPKVRCMQIIAELEQVPRGAYTGAFGWLNRDGDLDLNILIRSAEIVADGAGSVARFRTGAGIVADSDPDKELDETRAKARGVLKALEG